Proteins co-encoded in one Kribbella qitaiheensis genomic window:
- a CDS encoding 3-hydroxyanthranilate 3,4-dioxygenase — MVNLESTNFPNWIEENKHLLKPPVGNKQMFPTGDDFITMVVGGPNSRNDFHVDPYEEFFYQIKGTMHVDVMTDDGPARVDINEGEMWVLPRNMPHSPQRDADSIGLVMERVREQGTLEKFRWYCANCDGIVHEVELQVNDIVEDLPPVFKAFYESEDARTCPTCGTLHPGKAG; from the coding sequence ATGGTCAACCTGGAGTCGACGAATTTCCCGAACTGGATCGAGGAGAACAAGCACCTGCTGAAGCCGCCGGTCGGCAACAAGCAGATGTTCCCGACCGGGGACGACTTCATCACGATGGTGGTCGGCGGGCCGAACTCCCGCAACGACTTCCACGTCGACCCGTACGAAGAGTTCTTCTACCAGATCAAGGGCACCATGCACGTCGACGTGATGACCGACGACGGGCCGGCCCGGGTGGACATCAACGAGGGCGAGATGTGGGTGCTGCCGCGGAACATGCCGCATTCGCCGCAGCGCGACGCGGATTCGATCGGCCTGGTGATGGAGCGCGTCCGCGAGCAGGGCACGCTGGAGAAGTTCCGCTGGTACTGCGCGAACTGCGACGGCATCGTGCACGAGGTCGAGCTGCAGGTGAACGACATAGTCGAGGACCTCCCACCGGTTTTCAAGGCCTTCTACGAGAGCGAAGATGCCAGAACCTGCCCGACCTGCGGCACCCTTCACCCGGGCAAGGCCGGATGA
- a CDS encoding RidA family protein — MSGKLVAGKAQPRGKFPHVKVAGGFAYVSGTSSRRADNTIAGASVDEFGTTTLDIREQTRAVIENIRDILAAVGAGLDDVVSLTSYLVSMNDFGGYNEVYAEYFDETGPARTTVAVHQLPHPQLLIEIQAVAVLPPTSTER; from the coding sequence ATGAGCGGCAAGCTGGTGGCGGGGAAGGCGCAGCCGCGGGGAAAGTTTCCGCATGTGAAGGTGGCGGGCGGGTTCGCGTACGTGTCGGGGACGTCGAGCCGGCGGGCGGACAACACGATCGCGGGTGCGTCCGTGGACGAGTTCGGGACCACCACGCTGGACATCAGGGAGCAGACGCGGGCGGTGATCGAGAACATCCGGGACATCCTCGCGGCGGTCGGCGCGGGCCTGGACGATGTGGTCAGCCTGACGTCGTACCTGGTCAGCATGAACGACTTCGGGGGGTACAACGAGGTGTACGCGGAGTACTTCGACGAGACAGGCCCGGCTCGTACGACGGTCGCCGTGCACCAGCTGCCGCATCCGCAACTGCTGATAGAGATCCAGGCGGTCGCAGTACTGCCGCCCACTTCAACGGAGAGGTGA
- a CDS encoding 2-hydroxymuconic semialdehyde dehydrogenase: protein MTSLWRPELLTGKGGEPGLLRNFVGGEFVASSSTFAKLSPVTGEKIFDVSEADEATVDAAVSAARAALNGPWGRMSEQERAVVLRRVADELERRFDDLIAAEVGDTGKSISQARTLDIPRGAANFRAFADFATTTPTESYTTVLPDGRRALNYAVRKPAGVVAIIVPWNLPLLLLTWKVAPALACGNAVVVKPSEETPASATVLAEVMAAAGVPDGVFNLVHGFGPSSAGEFLTKHPGVDAITFTGESSTGSAIAKAAADGVKAVSFELGGKNAGLVFADADLDAAVEGSVRSVFTNGGQVCLCTERLYVERPVYDEFCERLAKRAGELTFGWPADEATMNMPLISKQHRDKVLGYYDLARSEGATVLVGGGVPSFGDARDGGCYVQPTVVTGLPADARTNTEEIFGPICHIAPFDAEDEAFALANNSRYGLAATVWTRDVGRAHRAGAALDVGIVWVNTWFLRDLRTPFGGTKLSGLGREGGTHSLHFYSELTNVCVELS from the coding sequence ATGACTTCGCTCTGGCGGCCCGAACTGCTCACCGGCAAAGGTGGTGAGCCAGGGCTGTTGCGGAACTTTGTGGGTGGAGAGTTTGTTGCCAGCAGCAGCACCTTCGCCAAGCTGAGTCCGGTGACGGGGGAGAAGATCTTCGACGTCTCGGAGGCCGACGAGGCGACCGTGGATGCAGCGGTGAGTGCCGCCCGCGCTGCTCTGAACGGCCCGTGGGGCAGGATGAGCGAGCAGGAACGAGCCGTCGTACTCCGTCGTGTCGCCGACGAACTCGAGCGCCGTTTCGACGACCTGATCGCGGCCGAGGTCGGCGATACAGGCAAGTCGATCAGCCAAGCTCGAACCCTCGACATTCCACGCGGTGCCGCGAACTTCCGTGCGTTCGCCGACTTCGCCACCACCACGCCGACCGAGTCGTACACGACCGTCCTCCCCGACGGACGCCGCGCGCTCAACTACGCAGTACGCAAACCGGCCGGCGTAGTCGCGATCATCGTGCCCTGGAACCTGCCGCTCCTGCTGCTCACCTGGAAGGTCGCCCCGGCGCTTGCCTGCGGCAACGCTGTCGTGGTGAAGCCCTCCGAGGAGACCCCGGCCTCGGCGACCGTACTCGCCGAGGTGATGGCCGCGGCCGGCGTACCGGATGGTGTCTTCAACCTCGTGCACGGCTTCGGCCCGTCATCGGCGGGGGAGTTCCTCACCAAGCACCCGGGCGTCGACGCGATCACCTTCACCGGCGAATCCTCCACCGGCAGCGCGATCGCCAAGGCCGCGGCCGACGGGGTCAAGGCCGTCTCCTTCGAGCTCGGCGGCAAGAACGCCGGCCTCGTCTTCGCCGATGCCGACCTGGACGCGGCTGTGGAGGGTTCGGTCCGCTCGGTCTTCACCAACGGCGGCCAGGTCTGCCTCTGCACGGAACGGCTGTATGTCGAACGGCCCGTGTACGACGAGTTCTGCGAACGCCTGGCCAAGCGTGCCGGTGAACTGACCTTCGGCTGGCCCGCTGACGAGGCCACGATGAACATGCCGCTGATCTCCAAACAGCACCGCGACAAGGTCCTCGGGTACTACGACCTCGCGCGCTCCGAGGGCGCCACGGTGCTCGTGGGCGGCGGCGTACCGTCGTTCGGCGATGCCCGCGACGGTGGTTGCTATGTGCAACCGACGGTCGTCACCGGGCTACCCGCCGACGCGCGCACCAACACCGAGGAGATCTTCGGCCCGATCTGCCACATCGCCCCCTTCGACGCCGAGGACGAGGCATTCGCGCTGGCCAACAACAGCCGCTACGGCCTCGCCGCAACGGTCTGGACCCGCGACGTCGGCCGCGCCCACCGCGCCGGCGCGGCCCTCGACGTCGGCATCGTCTGGGTCAACACCTGGTTCCTCCGCGACCTCCGCACGCCCTTCGGCGGCACCAAGCTCTCCGGCCTCGGCCGCGAGGGCGGCACCCACTCCCTCCACTTCTACTCCGAACTCACCAACGTCTGCGTGGAGCTCTCATGA
- a CDS encoding FAD-dependent oxidoreductase, producing MKERVAIVGAGLTGSLLACFLARRGLPVTLYERRPDPRVAQVERGRSINLAISERGLDALRRIGLVDEVMRDALPMKGRMIHPVEGPLDFQKYSATQDRAINSISRGALNNALLDAAAAAPGVEIRFEHRLVELDSQAGSMIFATPEGKVEAQADVVLGADGAGSAVRGQLLAEGAVTEDVDFLDYGYKELSIPAVDGEFALDPGALHIWPRGTSMMIALPNPDRSFTCTLFWPTGSFDALADAGAIEAHFRSQYPDLLPSAPSLVADYQYNPVGVLGTVHTSPWQAHGRTALIGDAAHAIVPFYGQGANCAFEDVVELDRCLDDTAGTWARALPLFEHRRRENTEAIAEMALANFVEMRDKVASPVFRLGKRIEHALERALPGHYVSRYEMVSFSTTPYAEVRTRVHRQHQVLAATVLLGAAVLGIAARIARASGSSTARSSRRTRRPR from the coding sequence ATGAAAGAACGTGTAGCCATTGTCGGAGCTGGGCTGACCGGGTCTTTGCTGGCCTGTTTCCTGGCGCGGCGGGGTTTGCCGGTGACGTTGTACGAACGGCGCCCGGATCCGCGGGTGGCGCAGGTGGAGCGCGGCCGGTCGATCAACCTGGCGATCTCGGAGCGGGGCCTCGACGCGCTGCGCCGGATCGGGCTGGTCGACGAGGTGATGCGCGACGCGCTGCCGATGAAGGGCCGGATGATCCACCCGGTGGAGGGTCCGCTCGACTTCCAGAAGTACAGCGCGACGCAGGACCGGGCGATCAACTCGATCAGTCGCGGTGCGCTCAACAACGCCTTGCTGGATGCGGCCGCCGCCGCGCCCGGGGTGGAGATCCGGTTCGAGCATCGGCTGGTGGAGCTCGACTCCCAGGCCGGGTCGATGATCTTCGCGACGCCCGAGGGCAAGGTGGAGGCGCAGGCGGACGTAGTACTGGGTGCTGATGGGGCCGGGTCGGCGGTGCGCGGGCAGTTGCTCGCCGAGGGCGCGGTGACCGAGGACGTCGACTTCCTGGACTACGGGTACAAGGAGCTGAGCATCCCGGCGGTGGACGGCGAGTTCGCGCTCGACCCGGGTGCGCTGCACATCTGGCCGCGCGGTACGTCGATGATGATCGCGCTGCCGAACCCGGATCGGTCCTTCACCTGCACGCTGTTCTGGCCGACGGGGTCGTTCGACGCGCTGGCCGACGCCGGCGCGATCGAGGCACACTTCCGTTCGCAGTACCCGGATTTGTTGCCGTCGGCCCCTTCGTTGGTCGCCGACTATCAGTACAATCCGGTCGGCGTGCTCGGCACCGTGCACACGTCGCCGTGGCAGGCACACGGCCGTACTGCGTTGATCGGCGACGCCGCGCACGCGATCGTGCCGTTCTACGGGCAGGGCGCGAACTGTGCGTTCGAGGACGTGGTCGAGCTGGATCGCTGCCTGGACGACACGGCCGGGACGTGGGCGCGGGCGCTGCCGCTGTTCGAGCACCGCCGCCGGGAGAACACCGAAGCGATCGCGGAGATGGCGCTGGCGAACTTCGTCGAGATGCGCGACAAGGTGGCGTCACCGGTCTTCCGCCTCGGCAAACGCATCGAGCACGCCCTGGAGCGCGCACTCCCAGGCCACTACGTCTCCCGCTACGAAATGGTCTCCTTCTCCACCACCCCGTACGCCGAGGTCCGCACCCGAGTCCACCGCCAACACCAGGTCCTCGCCGCGACCGTACTCCTCGGAGCCGCCGTCCTCGGCATCGCCGCCCGAATCGCACGGGCCTCCGGCTCGTCGACCGCGCGCTCCTCCCGCCGCACTCGGAGGCCTCGATGA
- the kynU gene encoding kynureninase: MTLGIGPEQAVPGVEPGSEAESYALDKADPGHRELFDIPPVADGYYPDVAYFAGNSLGLRPKATRAELLEDLDSWAALGVEGHVEATRPWLPYHELLTGSAARLVGALPGETVVMNSLTVNLHLLMVSFYRPAADRFRIVIEDSAFPSDSYAVRSQARFHGFDPDDAVVRLKPRDGEDCLRTADVLAQLTPDVALVLLGGVNYLTGQLMDIPTITTAGHAAGAVVGWDLAHAAGNVPLSLHDWDVDFAAWCSYKYLNSGPGALAGAFVHERHLGDPALQRFEGWWSTEASTRFEMTAESRPPASADAWQVSNPPIFSMSPVRTSLELFDKVGIGVLRERSLRLTAYLERLLADVTPGRPLQVITPTDPAERGAQLSLRIGGDRTAGELAKALRFGFGVIADAREPDVLRLAPVPLYSLYHDCWRAARALAEVVPESA; the protein is encoded by the coding sequence GTGACGCTGGGGATCGGGCCCGAGCAGGCTGTCCCAGGCGTCGAGCCCGGGTCCGAAGCCGAGTCGTATGCGCTGGACAAAGCCGACCCTGGGCACCGGGAGCTGTTCGACATCCCGCCCGTCGCCGACGGCTACTACCCAGACGTCGCGTACTTCGCGGGCAACTCGCTCGGCCTCAGACCGAAGGCGACCCGCGCCGAGCTGCTCGAGGACCTCGACTCCTGGGCGGCACTAGGCGTCGAAGGACACGTCGAGGCGACGCGACCGTGGCTCCCGTACCACGAACTGCTCACCGGTTCGGCCGCGCGACTTGTCGGCGCGCTGCCCGGTGAGACCGTGGTGATGAACTCCCTGACCGTCAATCTGCACCTGCTGATGGTGTCGTTCTACCGCCCGGCCGCGGACCGGTTCCGGATCGTCATCGAGGACTCGGCCTTCCCGTCGGACAGCTACGCGGTCCGGTCGCAGGCCCGCTTCCACGGCTTCGATCCCGACGATGCCGTAGTACGGCTGAAACCCCGCGACGGCGAAGACTGCCTCCGTACTGCGGATGTCCTCGCGCAGCTGACTCCCGATGTGGCGCTGGTCCTGCTCGGCGGGGTCAACTACCTCACCGGCCAGCTGATGGACATCCCCACGATCACCACGGCCGGTCACGCCGCCGGGGCCGTCGTCGGATGGGATCTCGCGCACGCGGCCGGGAACGTGCCGTTGTCGCTGCACGACTGGGACGTGGACTTCGCGGCCTGGTGTTCGTACAAGTACCTGAACTCCGGGCCGGGTGCGCTCGCCGGAGCCTTCGTGCACGAGCGGCATCTCGGCGATCCGGCGCTGCAGCGCTTCGAGGGCTGGTGGAGCACCGAAGCGTCCACCCGGTTCGAGATGACGGCCGAGTCGCGGCCGCCCGCGTCCGCCGATGCCTGGCAGGTGTCGAATCCGCCGATCTTCTCGATGAGCCCGGTGCGGACGTCGCTGGAGCTGTTCGACAAGGTCGGCATCGGCGTACTGCGTGAGCGCAGCCTCCGGCTGACTGCGTACCTGGAAAGGCTGCTCGCCGACGTCACGCCCGGCCGGCCGCTCCAGGTGATCACCCCGACCGACCCGGCTGAGCGCGGGGCCCAGCTCTCGCTGCGGATCGGCGGCGACCGTACGGCGGGGGAGCTCGCCAAGGCGCTCCGATTCGGGTTCGGTGTGATTGCCGACGCGCGCGAGCCCGACGTGCTGCGGCTTGCGCCGGTCCCGCTTTATTCGCTGTACCACGACTGCTGGCGCGCCGCTCGAGCGCTGGCCGAGGTAGTTCCGGAGAGTGCATGA
- the glgC gene encoding glucose-1-phosphate adenylyltransferase produces MAKAPRVLGIVLAGGEGKRLMPLTADRAKPAVPFGGSYRLIDFVLSNLVNAGYRNLCVLTQYKSHSLDRHVTVTWRMSTLLGNFVTCVPAQQRLGPQWYQGSADAIYQSMNLINDAKPDIIVVFGADHVYRMDASLMVAAHIERGNGVTVAGIRVPRAEASEFGVIKTADDGYGIADFLEKPADPPGLPDSPDETFASMGNYVFSADVLVEALRKDAANPASRHDMGGDIIPMLVAEGKAGVYDFKDSDVPGALDRDRSYWRDVGSLDSYHEAHMDLVSIQPVFNLYNSDWPIFTSHPQLPGAKFTDNATVGESIVCAGSIISGATVDHSVIGANVIVLAGAKIDRAVIMDNCKIGANVVLKNVILDKNIEIPDGTEIGVDPDLDRERGFTVSKGGVTVLGKGQVIKP; encoded by the coding sequence ATGGCGAAGGCACCCAGAGTTCTCGGAATCGTGCTGGCCGGCGGCGAGGGGAAGCGGCTGATGCCGCTGACGGCGGACCGGGCCAAACCGGCTGTGCCGTTCGGCGGGAGTTATCGCCTGATCGACTTCGTGCTGTCCAACCTGGTCAACGCGGGCTACCGCAACCTGTGCGTACTGACGCAGTACAAGTCGCACTCGCTCGACCGGCACGTCACGGTCACCTGGCGGATGTCGACCCTGCTCGGCAACTTCGTCACCTGTGTGCCGGCCCAGCAGCGGCTCGGCCCGCAGTGGTACCAGGGCAGCGCGGACGCGATCTACCAGTCGATGAACCTGATCAACGACGCCAAGCCCGACATCATCGTGGTGTTCGGCGCGGACCACGTGTACCGGATGGACGCCTCCCTGATGGTCGCCGCGCACATCGAGCGCGGCAACGGGGTGACCGTGGCCGGCATCCGGGTGCCGCGGGCCGAGGCGTCGGAGTTCGGTGTGATCAAGACCGCCGACGACGGGTACGGGATCGCCGATTTCCTCGAGAAGCCCGCCGATCCGCCCGGACTGCCGGACTCGCCGGACGAGACGTTCGCGTCGATGGGCAACTACGTGTTCAGCGCCGACGTCCTGGTCGAGGCGCTCCGCAAGGACGCCGCGAACCCGGCCAGCAGGCACGACATGGGCGGCGACATCATCCCGATGCTGGTTGCCGAGGGCAAGGCCGGCGTCTACGACTTCAAGGACAGCGACGTACCGGGGGCCCTCGACCGGGATCGCTCGTACTGGCGCGACGTCGGTTCGCTCGACTCGTACCACGAGGCGCACATGGACCTGGTCTCGATCCAGCCCGTGTTCAACCTGTACAACTCCGACTGGCCGATCTTCACCTCGCACCCGCAGTTGCCCGGCGCCAAGTTCACCGACAACGCGACCGTCGGCGAGTCGATCGTCTGCGCCGGCTCCATCATCTCCGGCGCGACCGTGGACCATTCGGTGATCGGCGCCAACGTGATCGTGCTGGCGGGCGCCAAGATCGACCGGGCCGTGATCATGGACAACTGCAAGATCGGCGCGAACGTCGTCCTGAAGAACGTGATCCTGGACAAGAACATCGAGATCCCGGACGGTACCGAGATCGGCGTCGACCCGGACCTGGACCGCGAGCGCGGCTTCACCGTGTCCAAGGGCGGTGTCACGGTGCTCGGCAAGGGCCAGGTCATCAAACCGTGA
- a CDS encoding GNAT family N-acetyltransferase codes for MPRLVEPTAAVHRSFLEAWDELEPEQERWMGARGLWQEWTRQELEDPGEFAAMVEAIKAEARPDTEIPPDLVHQTMLWYVEGDQWLGRLSIRHTLTPVLHELGGHIGYNVRPSAQRKGYATRMLTESLTWAARLGIDTALVTCDVDNLPSRRVIESAGGELEDERHGKLRFWVPTHVS; via the coding sequence ATGCCCCGACTCGTCGAACCCACTGCTGCCGTGCACCGATCCTTCCTCGAAGCCTGGGACGAACTGGAGCCGGAGCAGGAGCGCTGGATGGGTGCTCGCGGGCTCTGGCAGGAGTGGACCCGGCAGGAGTTGGAGGACCCGGGCGAGTTCGCCGCGATGGTCGAGGCGATCAAGGCCGAGGCGCGGCCGGACACGGAGATCCCGCCGGATCTCGTGCATCAGACGATGCTCTGGTACGTCGAGGGCGACCAGTGGCTCGGCCGGCTCTCGATCCGGCACACCCTCACCCCGGTCCTGCACGAACTCGGCGGCCACATCGGCTACAACGTCCGCCCCTCCGCCCAGCGCAAGGGCTACGCGACCCGGATGCTGACCGAGTCCCTTACATGGGCCGCCCGCCTCGGCATCGACACCGCCCTCGTCACCTGCGACGTCGACAACCTCCCCTCCCGCCGCGTGATCGAGTCCGCCGGCGGCGAACTGGAAGACGAACGCCACGGCAAACTTCGCTTCTGGGTCCCCACCCACGTCTCCTGA
- the glgA gene encoding glycogen synthase, with protein MKVAILTREFPPDVYGGAGVHVDFLVRELRRLLDVEVHCMGEPRLGAIAHSEDDPRMPHANAALRILSTDLTMTAGVESAEVVHSHTWYANMAGHWAKLLYGIPHVVTAHSLEPLRPWKAEQLGGGYRLSSWAERTAYEAADAVVAVSHATRDDILASYPAIDPAKVHIITNGIDADFYHPDHATNVLERLGVDLNRPYVTFVGRITRQKGVPHLLRAGLQLDPSVQLVLLAGAADTPELKAETDALVEELRASRDGVFVVSEMLPREEVRQVLTHALAFVCPSVYEPLGIVNLEAMACETAVVASAVGGIPDVVVPGLTGTLVPYDENDTITFERQLAESINELVADPAKAEAMGKAGRERAIADFGWDAVADQTVKLYQSLLS; from the coding sequence ATGAAGGTCGCGATCTTGACTCGTGAGTTCCCACCGGACGTGTACGGCGGGGCGGGGGTGCATGTGGACTTTCTGGTTCGCGAGTTGCGCCGGCTGCTCGACGTAGAAGTGCACTGCATGGGCGAACCACGCCTGGGCGCGATCGCCCACTCCGAGGACGACCCGCGGATGCCGCACGCGAATGCCGCATTGCGGATCCTCTCGACCGACCTCACCATGACCGCCGGTGTCGAGTCGGCCGAGGTCGTCCACTCCCACACCTGGTACGCGAACATGGCCGGCCACTGGGCCAAGCTCCTGTACGGCATACCGCATGTGGTCACCGCGCACTCACTGGAGCCGCTGCGGCCGTGGAAGGCGGAGCAACTGGGAGGCGGCTACCGCCTGTCGAGCTGGGCCGAGCGTACGGCGTACGAGGCAGCCGATGCCGTCGTCGCGGTCAGCCACGCCACCCGCGACGACATCCTCGCCAGCTACCCGGCGATCGACCCCGCCAAGGTGCACATCATCACCAACGGCATCGACGCGGACTTCTACCACCCGGATCACGCGACGAACGTGCTCGAGCGGCTCGGCGTCGACCTGAACCGGCCGTACGTGACGTTCGTCGGCCGGATCACCCGGCAGAAGGGCGTCCCGCATCTGCTCCGCGCCGGGCTGCAACTGGACCCGTCGGTCCAGCTCGTCCTGCTCGCCGGCGCCGCCGACACGCCCGAGCTGAAAGCCGAGACGGACGCGCTGGTCGAAGAGCTACGCGCTTCGCGGGACGGCGTGTTCGTCGTGTCGGAGATGCTGCCGCGCGAAGAGGTCCGCCAGGTGCTGACCCACGCGCTCGCGTTCGTCTGCCCGTCGGTCTACGAGCCGCTCGGCATCGTCAACCTGGAGGCGATGGCGTGCGAGACCGCCGTCGTGGCCAGTGCGGTCGGCGGCATCCCCGACGTCGTCGTACCGGGTCTCACCGGCACGCTCGTCCCGTACGACGAGAACGACACCATCACCTTCGAACGCCAGCTCGCCGAGAGCATCAACGAGCTCGTCGCCGACCCCGCCAAGGCCGAGGCGATGGGCAAGGCCGGCCGCGAACGAGCCATCGCCGACTTCGGCTGGGACGCGGTAGCCGACCAGACCGTCAAGCTCTACCAGTCACTACTTAGCTAG
- a CDS encoding leucyl aminopeptidase family protein: MARRSARTVFPTLPAVVWQPGLPVHGSRSWVIVVGESGLPAAAKEAGERLGVDLDRLLEVQEEAGFGRAAGSTAAYPLLTGEVAEVLLVGAGAGTPRELRHAGAAIARFGRGKDELTTVVAEGIEDAGLQAFAEGVVLGSFSFHRKTVDLGKPVVGRIELTDGSDEDRDIAVERGLVVGRTGWLAREFATTPSNEKDPAWMAARATELAGLTGLEVTVWDEKRLAADGFGGILAVGKGSTRPPRFIRLDYTPVGATKDTPYVVLVGKGITYDTGGLSLKPREGMVSMKRDMTGGGSVIATMSALKELGAKVRVTGLICSAENMPSGTAYRPDDVIRHFGGRTTEVKNTDAEGRLVLADGLAYAVQELKPDVIVDIATLTGAIKVSLGSMLYGGLFATDDALADNLADAGEAAGERLWRMPLPAEYADLISTPIADSVNSSKGPGSITAALFLKAFAGDVPWAHLDLSSIAESPADALEYTTGATGAGARLLTTWLTSDTPTAGIG, translated from the coding sequence GTGGCTCGCCGAAGTGCACGCACCGTGTTCCCGACCCTGCCGGCCGTCGTCTGGCAGCCGGGTCTTCCTGTCCACGGTTCCCGCAGCTGGGTGATCGTGGTCGGCGAGTCGGGTCTGCCCGCCGCCGCGAAGGAGGCCGGGGAACGTCTCGGCGTCGACCTGGACCGGTTGCTGGAGGTCCAGGAGGAGGCCGGGTTCGGCCGGGCAGCCGGCAGCACGGCGGCGTACCCGCTGCTGACCGGTGAGGTGGCCGAGGTGCTGCTGGTCGGCGCCGGCGCGGGCACCCCGCGGGAGCTGCGACACGCCGGAGCCGCGATCGCGCGATTCGGCCGCGGCAAGGACGAACTCACCACTGTTGTTGCTGAAGGCATCGAGGACGCGGGGCTGCAGGCGTTCGCCGAGGGTGTCGTGCTCGGCTCGTTCAGCTTCCACCGCAAGACCGTCGACCTCGGTAAGCCGGTGGTCGGCCGGATCGAGCTGACCGACGGTTCCGACGAGGATCGGGATATCGCCGTCGAGCGCGGCCTGGTGGTCGGCCGGACCGGCTGGCTGGCGCGCGAGTTCGCCACCACCCCCTCCAACGAGAAGGACCCGGCCTGGATGGCCGCCCGCGCGACCGAGCTGGCCGGTCTCACCGGGCTGGAGGTGACGGTGTGGGACGAGAAGAGGCTGGCCGCTGACGGGTTCGGCGGCATCCTCGCCGTCGGCAAGGGGTCCACCCGCCCGCCGCGATTCATCCGCCTCGACTACACCCCGGTCGGCGCGACCAAGGACACGCCGTACGTCGTACTCGTCGGCAAGGGGATCACCTACGACACGGGCGGCCTGTCGCTGAAGCCGCGCGAGGGCATGGTGTCGATGAAGCGCGACATGACCGGCGGCGGTTCGGTGATCGCGACCATGTCGGCGCTGAAGGAGCTCGGCGCGAAGGTGCGGGTCACCGGGCTGATCTGCTCGGCCGAGAACATGCCGTCCGGTACGGCGTACCGGCCGGACGACGTGATCCGGCACTTCGGCGGTCGCACCACCGAGGTGAAGAACACCGACGCCGAAGGTCGCCTCGTGCTGGCCGACGGGCTCGCGTACGCCGTACAGGAGCTGAAGCCGGACGTCATCGTCGACATCGCCACCCTGACCGGCGCGATCAAGGTCTCCCTCGGCTCGATGCTGTACGGCGGGTTGTTCGCCACCGATGACGCGCTCGCGGACAACCTGGCCGACGCGGGCGAGGCGGCCGGCGAGCGACTCTGGCGGATGCCGCTGCCGGCCGAGTACGCCGACCTGATCTCGACCCCGATCGCGGACTCGGTGAACTCGTCGAAGGGACCGGGCTCGATCACGGCCGCGCTGTTCCTGAAGGCCTTCGCGGGCGACGTGCCGTGGGCGCACCTGGACCTGTCCAGCATCGCCGAGTCCCCGGCCGACGCCCTGGAGTACACCACCGGCGCGACCGGCGCCGGCGCCCGCCTCCTCACCACCTGGCTCACCAGCGACACCCCCACCGCTGGCATCGGCTGA
- a CDS encoding DUF3117 domain-containing protein: MAAMKPRTGDGPLEVTKEGRGIVMRVPLEGGGRLVVELNADEATELGNALKAVVG; encoded by the coding sequence ATGGCGGCGATGAAGCCGCGGACGGGCGATGGTCCGCTCGAGGTCACCAAGGAGGGCCGCGGGATCGTGATGCGGGTCCCGCTCGAGGGCGGCGGTCGGCTGGTCGTCGAACTGAACGCCGACGAGGCGACCGAGCTCGGGAACGCGCTGAAGGCCGTTGTCGGCTGA